One Catharus ustulatus isolate bCatUst1 chromosome 16, bCatUst1.pri.v2, whole genome shotgun sequence genomic window, CCCGCAGAGCgctccccgctgtccccgctgtccccgggcCCACTCGCCTGTCCATGCGGCACTCCAGGTAGGCCATGGCGCTCTGCCGGCAGGCCGCGCTCTCGTAGCCGCTCTGGCGGAGACACTCCATGAACCGCTCCTTGAAGGCGCTGCACTCCCCTGCAACACACAGCGAGGGCCGCGCTAGCGCCGCGCTCGGGCCGGCCCGGGTAGGCCCGGCGGGGAGCGGGAGGCCGGTGGAGCCCGGCGGGGAGCGGGAGGCCGGCGCTAGGCCGCGGTACCGCACCGAAGTGATCCAGCGGGAACGCGCCCTTGTCCGGCGGCCGCGGCGTGAAGCTCTTGCTGCTGAAATTCATGGCGGTGGACATGTCGGTGCCGGGGGTGCGGTCCCTGCGGTCACTCTCCGGTCACTCCCGCTCCTTGTGGTCACTCTCCGGTCACTCTCCGGTCACTCCCGGTCCTTGTGGTCACTCCCCGGTCACTCTCCGGTCACGCTCCCGCCGCCGGGGGGAGCCGCGCGCCGAGCGCATCGAGCGAAGATCACGTGACCGCCGCAGCGCGGAGagggcggggccgccccgcggCGGGAACGGCGTGGGTGTTGCTATGGCAACCGGAGCGCGGCGCGCGTCGCTATGGAGACGGCGCGGCCGCCATGTTGGGCCGGGCCCCACCGATTGCTCCTCACGAAACCCGTGCCACTGTCCTCATTCCCCTCCGAATGCTCCGGGTGTTTTCTcggttgtcctgtgcaggactttggtgggtcccttccagctcaggatgttcTGGGATTCCGTGACTCCGAGATTCGTTCCTGTGCGTGGGTGGCTGTGATGATCGTGGCCTGCCTGTCTGTGGAGGGGCCCAGACAAACGGTGTGTCCTTGGCATTTGTACGTCGGGAAATGCAGGAGGAAAGAGCCGAACTCGGAACCTGCAAATCCCTTCATGCAGGATCCAGCCTTGTCCaatctttcccttttctatGCAGGGCTGAGTCCAGGCTCCCCCTTCCCTTCTGCCCGAAGAATAAACTCCTCACCTGTCACTGCGGAGCTCTGGGTCTTGGATCAAAAGCCCATTTCTGGACTCAGCCCTGGTTGGTGTGTGATCCCAGAGCCCTGAGGATGACACTGGCAGGAAGCCAGGATCAGCTACCTTAGAAacccagcaggattttggatGGGCCATCCCCATTCTGCTCAACCATCAATCGTCAGTGGTTCCTTATCTCTCATCAATCCTCATGGTTTAAGCTGTGCACAAATCCGGACAGCACTGAGTTATTTTGTACCTCCTACCAGCATTGGGAACCAGTGTGGGTTCCCATCACACAGCATAAACACTGGTGACACCAATAAAACCAAAGGGGTGTTGGCAGAAACTTGAGAAATGGTGAACTTCCAAATCCTCAAGATGTACAACAAAGAAAATCAGCCTTTCTGCCTGCAGGTTTACAGCACAAACTCTGCAGATTCACAATCTTCTGAAAGGAGGATGAGAAACAGCTTTAATTTAACTCACCAAGCATTAACCGTGGATTATgctggcatttttttcttctttgcccATAGCTGCAATTGGTTAAAGACagtattttatctttcttaagttgattttcttttaattaaatgaatgaACTAAGCAGAAAGAATtcaaggctgggaaaaaaaaaagaaatgaaatagcTTCAATTTTTAAGGACATCCATTATGGAAATATTAACTGCAGCCCCATTTAAAGTGTCTTTTGTTTATGCTTTGATTGCTTTCTTATTACACTATTGAAATTGTAAATGGAAAATTACACCATGTTCTATTACATAAGCAACTGGTTTGCACAGCTTGAAATATAAGGTTTTATTACTAGGTTTTCAGGGATATGAACAATAGATGGGTTCTATTATACAGTAAATAGCCCTTTTCCACTTGACTTCGTTATAACACTTAATGGTAAAAGGGAGATACTGCTCTTTCGTAAATGCATGCAGCAAACTCTGTCCCAGATTTCAGACGACCAAGCAGCAGGGAAGTAACTTTGGTTCATCTGGACAAGTTTAACTGACATGTCAAAACACTTGATTTTAGCAAACTGCCCAAATTACATTCCTTACTTTCTGTCACAGTGGTCGATTGGCTGATTTCCAATGCAGTGAAGGAAGAAGCCAAAGGACAGAGATGTGCAGAGATCCCACAGTGGAATTATTCCCAACCCTTTCCAGTTCTCTTTAACATCTTTACCAATGATCTGGATGATGGGGTCGGGTGCACCCTCAGTAAAATTGTAGATGACACCCAACTGGGCATGAGagtggatattaggaaaattcACTTCCCCAAGCATtgccacaggctgcccagggcagtggtggagcccctgtccctggaggtatttaaaagccACgtagatgtggcatttggggacacgATTTTAGTGATGACCTTGGCAGCTGGGCTCagtgatcttagaggtcttttccagcctaaatcattctatgattctctgcAAAGGCTATGTAGACTTGCTTTATTTGAtcatatcctttttttttttttttagcctatTTGTTAACTCAAGGTCTTTCTTTGGAATCTTAAATGTTGTAGTTACTCAAATTCAGGTCAGATATAGTAGCAGGTGTTTGGTTATGATTACTTAATGTTTTTATTGCAAATGCCAGTTGTATCTTCTAGAATTTCCTTTAAAGGTACAGGTTGTCATACAATCTAATACACATGCTTTAGCAATTTAGGATATATTTTTCCCAAGGAGATCAAATGAAACCCCCATTAGGTAATcattgtgaaggaaaaaaaaaaacctaatttgtGGATTAAACCAACCAGTTCCAAAAGAACTCAACAAAAACAGAGCCACAACCACAAACAGAGAATTAAATGCTTTTCACATATTATCTTTCAAAGAAATGAGAGACTTTGAGAGCATCAGGGAAATCTGAAATAGCTGCTTCAGCAAAAGGGTGCCCATTGTACAAGAGAGATGAGATAATTCGTAGTGTTGCAGTATCTCTAGTCTGGAGTCCTGAGCCCTTGCCAAAAATTAGAATGCTCAAATTAGAAGACTTCCCAAACCAGGGAAAATCTTGGCTCTTCCCCTTTCAACTTACACAGCTTGATAGTctaaacaagaaataaaaatcctctGCTTGAATCAGAGCTTTTCATCATTAATTATGGACTGAAGTAACATTTAAAAttggtcttttccaatcttatCAGACAGTGCTGAAAACTTATTCCACTACTGGTGTTTATCCATCAGCTGGACAAACATCTCTTCAGAAGGAGTTGTTATATACTCATCATTACTATTTGGGAGCACCAAATTGAATTATACTTCAGAGAAGAacctttattctttttaatgGGCAGGGAAACATCCGTGACttccattattttctctctctcaccaCGCTGCCTCTTTTTAGAGCCTGCAGACTCAAATTATCAGGTAGttaattggaaaataatttattgacAAGCCATGAAAGGCTTGGAGTAAAGCACTAGGGGATTTCGTAGCTCGACTTGGGATAGCTGTAGGAAATTAATGAGTTGAACAAGACCAAGCACATTCAGATGCTGGAATTTGTGCCCTTGagatgctgttcccagcccaggcacaggcacaCCTCAGAGAAACATCCTTCCAGGATCACTCATTGCTACGCCTCACCTTTGCGAGGCGAGCACGCCGCCAGCTCTTACATAAGGCCTCTTGCTCCATCACTGCCACAGGCTGTTGTAaaccatttttctcccttttaatcCAGGTTCCTAGACAAgcaaaaatgcagaatattgCCAGAACAGTCTGGGGAATGGGGATTTCTGTTGTGGATgattaatgaaatattattgTTTTGCACTTACAGGGAAATCGTAGTTTCATGCCAATAAGGTCAGGGCCTCAATATGTTATGTGCTCTATAAAGATGTACAGAGTGATAGTTAATTTTCTGCTGTTACTGAGCCAAAGTCTCATTAGTTTAGAGAGGACCTTGCAGAAATAGCAATGCTGCACTCAGAGATGAAACAAACCTTCATCTTAAATTGCTCATTGCAATTCTGGTACATCTAAATCCACATCTCCACCTCCATCAAGATGGGCCCAGAAGTAAGATGCTGGGACCCTGCTTCTGTAGATACCAACTAATCACCCTCCATGAAATGCCTCTGATTTCTCTTGGATTTCTACAATTTCTGCAGTATGATGTTGAGAGAGACGGAAGCCAGAGACTCAGAACAAAAAATCCTTGGAGCTGTGTTgaggaatttgatttttcagctgcattttgaaaatCATCTCTTTATAACCCAACCTACTCAATATTCACCTCCCAGGTCAGGCTGCCTTGACTGTAAATGTAGATCTGGAAGACCAGGGTTCTAGCTGCAGTTACAAGAGATTTTACTACAAATCTTTTTGCAGATATGCATATTAAAAAGTACATTACCAGCACCAAAGACAAGGATCTTCCATGTTTTCTCACTGAGTGAGACTCATGAAGGAATTGCATCTATTCAGTCCAAGAAGGAGGCTGTTAAAAGCAACAAAGCTCCCAAGAATGGTAAATGCTTGACACAAGTGGGAAATACTCTCACCTTAGGCTCTGCACAGGGACAATGCACTAATCTCATGcatagattttttattttcttctcccagtAACCAGACTCATCACATACAATCTTTCAACTCAgaatatgggggaaaaaaacaactcaggaatctcttttttaaaaaattgtcataaaataaagatttaaaaaaatatttttcaggagtttttctttccaaagtaAATTTGCAACCCACACTGATTTGACAGATGTATGAAAAGAAGTTAAAGAGTCATTTGTATAAAAATGAGCAAAGTGAACACTTGAGATAATGATCACTACCCTGTAGTAATCCTGTAGAAATAAAGATTTGCAGGGTGGGAAGAAGTGGGTGTAGTCCAATAAAACAATGCAGTAATGATGAAAAATTGAAAGAGGTCAGAGTCGGAAagcttttgatttctttttgcagtgGCATTTGTCAAGGCAAGCAAAATCCATTAGCAAGGAGCAGCCTGAGATTTAACACATCTGGgtctttaaaaatgttaatgtttAATGGGGTGTGCTCAGCCTTTATATACCCCTGATAACAATGCATGGCTGATAGGCATCTCTGGTGGCTGTAAAGCAGTGGCAGAGCCTTGCAAGGCACACAAGCTCTTGGTGTTCACTCTCATGGTTTATGATGTTATCAGCAGTCACTGACTGAATTATGGCCTTATAACAACTCTTTCCCTGCATTATCCTGCAGTTACTGTAGCTCTGTTAACCTGTGTCCCATGAGAAAGTGATGTGACCTTCTCCAGATGAGCACACAGGAGTGAGTGTGGTGTTTAAGTGCAGGCTCATTTTCCAGGAGGAACTGATGAGccccctgagctgtgcccatgCAGTCTGCTCACCTGAAGGTGGTTCTGCTTTAGGCTGGGAGAAAGACAAAGATGTGAGCTGGGAGTGACGTTTTCCCCCAGTCCTGTGTGGGTTCCTCACCTGTGAGCCTGTGCCTGTAGGCTGTGTTCAGGGCTGCACACTGGAAGCCCAGGGATGTGAGGAAGAAATGGGGGTGAGAGTATCACATtggctgtattttaaaactgcaaagattccctccctccctctggagAGCTCATCCATCATTTCCCACAGGGTGTCAGTCCATCAGGCATGGGCTCTCTCCTTGAGAAAGGGTCTCACCATATATTGTCACCACAGACTGAAGTCCTAGGGAAGTGCTTTTGCTGggtctggcagcagccagctctaCTCCAACAGAGCTCTATGTAAACAGCAACAGATTTCCTCCTTCAGTACTCAACTGGCCTCACACAGGGCTTTCTTCCTCCCTCTTACTGCACATTCTAAAGTCTCAGGAGTCCCAGTAGTCACACCATTTGCTCAGAGAAGAATCTGGCAGAACAGGATATTCTTGGAAATGTCTGGGAGAGGAGGGTGCAGGCCAAGACCTCATAGCTGTGCAGAAAATCTTGAGGTGGACGTGACCATCTATTGCCCTCCTTTCTTTGCCcactctgcctgctcctgttcTGCACAGGAAAGTTCCCCCTTGTGAAAAACTCCACTCCTGATAACAAGCCTTGGAGAGCAGGCAGACGTGCAGGTTCCTTTTTGATGTCAATCTAGTTAGAGTTTATTGATTCCCCTTGCCTTTGGCTAATgtacttttattattattaataaataatcaTCATTTTTCCATCAGTGTAGCCTGCACCCGGGAGCCTTGGAGAATTCTAGCAAAAGAATTATTAAACTAAAGATCTCTAAAGGGttgaacagcagcaaaacccagtAATCTGCCAGAATCTGCAACTGGGGAGTAAAATATTTCCACTGGAGATTATGGGATAGAGCATCAaatcagctccttcccccagagccACCATTTCTACAAGTGGCTTCTTGCTCTTGGtcatttctgctttgttgtTATCCCCCAAGGATGCAGAGGGTGTGGGTGGCTCTTGGAGCTGTCACCTGGGCACGTGGGCTCTTGCAGGACCCTGCCCTGGCTTGGGACATGACTCAGTACCTGCAGGGCCAGAACTGCTGCCATGTGCTCCTCCTGGCTGGCACCtccttggcagcagctgcccaggcagccTCTATCCTGTGCCTGGCCAGCTGCAGAGTCTGATCCTGGCTCCTCCCAAGTTCCAAGGATTCAGGATCTCTTTCCCAATCGAGGCAGGATTGCCTGCAGGGGACGGTTTCTCACAGAGGATTGTATGCAGCTGTTCATAAACAGAGAGAGTCATCACCACTGCTGAGCCAGGCATGGCCATCCAGACACACAGTGCTCTGGGCAGTAAACTGCCAAACAGTGACTGAGATCGCTTCAGGGGAAACATTTTGGGATTGCTGGTAGGGAGACTTTTGGGACAAAGACAATAACAATGCTAGCAATACAAACACGGATTTGCTCAAGGAGATGATTTTACTGGGGTggcaggaaagcaaaaagaatCAGAGCTGTCACCTGTAAATAGATCTGCTCCTGTCAGCAATCCTGAATTAGCACATCTTCATTCAACCATCATTTCTGCCTCTCTGTGGTCAGTCTTGTCCTCCCTCAGGGCTTGCTTGCCAGGTGCACCCTGGGCCATGCATTACTGTGGGCTTTCCATCCTGTGTCCTGCTTCCTCCATTGCATCACCAGTGGTCCAGCTGAGTCCTGTGACCtggcacagtgacagcagtCCAGCATGGGTCCTGTCCTTGAGTTCTGACCCTTAAATCACACAGAGAATAACACACCCATAACACAGATCttcactggaaaacaaacaccTCGTCCCAGTGTTGTGGATGAAATAAGAGCTCCAGATTACGATAATCCATGGTTCAGAATAAAAGAGGGTGTTTTATTTGGCAGGAAAATGGAGTACATCTGGTCTAAGTGGATGTAAACAAGTCTGCAGAGCCCTCTACTCTGTGTGAAGCCACTTCCCCAGAAGGTGTGTTCAGGCAATGACAGCAGGGCTATAAAGGGACCCCAAGATGCCCAAACCCTCACCTGCCTTTGGACATGGCCCTGCAGAATTTCCTGCAGTTCGTGGGCTCCAGCTCGCTGCTCTgtctggcagcagggctgtttgCTCTCCTTTACTTTCTCTCCAGCTCCAAGAAGTCAGTTTGCAATTTGCCCCCTGGGCCACGACCTCTTCCTCTGATCGGGAACCTGAACGTGGTGGACCTGAAAAAGCCATTCCAGTCGCTGACAGAGGTAGGGGCTGAGTGAGCAGGCAGGGGCAAATGCAGCTGGGGAAACAGAGATGTGgttgtgtttgctttgtgtGGAGGGCAGCAATGAGATGTGGCACACGGGCAGGTGGGCAGAATGGCTTTACCTTcagaggcacacacacacacatgtgtaTTTCTATATATGAATATGATACACTCCTTTCTTTATACACACTCAAGAGTAGATCACCCACCCCTTGCAATCCACTCCAAATTGTTGGTGTTTTGAGCCCTTCAGAGGCTGCAGGTAAAAGACGTGAGTtgggccaggctgctgccatcAAGAGATGTCTCACTGCTGCCAGACCTCTGGGAAGGATGGGTGGATGGAAGGGATGAAGCAAGAAAAGGTATCATCcccacagcagagggaaaggggatATCCATTGCACACCTTTTTCCAAAACTAATTGTATCTCTGCAATGCAAAGCATAactctcctccccagccctccccctGCACGCACTGCCCAGGGTGGTGGAGAACTTGATGCATGGATTTTATATGTCTAGCTAaacaaattgctttttcttacaCAGCTCCATGGATACTTACATTTCTAAAAGAGAGGAGTAAAAAAAGacttaaatattaaaaatccagGGGCAATGTTTGTTTCAGAAGGTGTCTGCTGTGCTCCTGTAGGGACCTGGGGACAATTCAGTGGGaattcagattttatctggTTGCTGTAGAGACAGTTGAGGTGCTATGAGGGACCTGTCACAtgccctgtgtgtgtgctgtttACTGGACACTGTGGTGGGGGAAAGCTGGTCCCCAGAGAACTCCTTCAGCCCCTGGAACATCTGCAGTGAGAGGGCAGTGCAGGCACTGCAATCCTCCAGTTAGCTGCAGAAGAAAGGCCATCCTGTGTTGCCAAAGAACAGAATTCCTATAGCAGGCACACAGTGCCCATCTGCCTTGATTTATGGGGCAGAGGATTGTGTAGAGACCGACAGGCTTCTGGTCCTGAGCTCCCCTCTGATCCTGGGTATGTCTGAGGATGTGGGTATGAAGCTATTTATGAACTATTTTTGGCAGTACTGGGGGATTTTATGGTACAAACATCACATGACAGCACCAGATTAATTTCCTATAATCTACCAAGAAGCTTTCCTTGGGCTTTCAGGTCTGCCCCATGCAATACTTGTGCTGCTGAGTAAAGCCAGAGCGGATGCCAAGAAGCACTAATGCAAGGAGATGGCCAAAGGAAGGCTTGGAGGCAGCTGTGATTCCCTGCCCCTGGGCCTGCCACGCTCTCTGTGAGCTGCCAGGGATGAAAGAACCAGTGCTAATGTTATCTCCCAAGCCGTCAAACCACTGTTTGATGAAAACAAATTCAATTTGTCTGGCATAATAACAGGAGCTGCTTCTAATCTGAAATTCAATTTGTGGAATCTATCTAATGCATAGAAAATGGTAACCCAGGCACACCAGAAACAAGAAGACATTTGGAGTGGATGGCTTGCAGTGTGTTTAAACGAAGCCTGAAATACCAATGAATGATTAGCTTGTCAAAGCCACCTTTCAGGGTAACAGATGattcatttttaatttgctaTAAAAGCCTAACACTCTTGTGACATTATCTACCAGAATATGCTTCCTAGTAGGATTCAAGTTTCTGGTGGACagcaaataattctgtgatgaCTGCAACACTACCCACCTTGCCATAATTAGAGACAAGTGCTGTCCTGAAAGAAAGAGTTATTGTCTGgctttgtttttgcagtgtttgtGGCTTCAGCCTCAAAGGTGTGTGCACACCCGCTTGCCTCAGGTCACCAGCACTACAATAAACAGGTCTGCCTGCTACAGCATTCTCTAACCAGCCTCCCAGGGTGGTATTGCTGGCCTGTTACTGCAGAACACCACAGGAATGCAATGGCACTTTATTGACTGCCCTGACAGGAGCAGTGATAGCAGACACCTTGTTGTGCAAACAGGGTGCAGGCAGAGATGCTGGCAATCGATAGCTGTTGCTCACTACCTGAAttacagcagcacctggagacatcaggcagggctgggaggctcCTTTTGGTCTAGAAACCACCTAGAGTGGCCAGTACTAGTGTTTGAATCCAGATGTGGCTTTGAATGAACATATCTATTCCCCTTGACAGCTCTCCAAGATATATGGCAATGTCTTCACGGTGCATTTTGGACCCAGGAAGGTCGTGGTACTGGCTGGATATGAAACCATCAAGGATGCCCTTTTAAATCATGCTGAAGAGTTTGGAGAGAGGGCAGAAATACCCATATTTAGGAAAATGACACAAGGAAATGGTAATTGACCTTTTGCTTAAGTTTTGTCTCTGTTCATTATATTCTCACAGCGCAGAGTACTGTCCTCTTATAGATCACATTTTGTCATCTTGGGAGGTACTGGTGTGCAAGAAAGTTTATGAACCACAGGTGCCATAAGGTTTATGAACCACAGGTGCTTTATTTTAGGCATAGCATTCAGCCATGGAGAGCTATGGAAAACTATGAGAAGATTCACCTTGTCCACACTGCGAGATTTTGGAATGGGAAAGAGAACCCTTGAGATCCGAATCCTGGAGGAAGTAAATTCCCttatcaaatattttgaatCCTATCATGGTGAGTGTCAAGTCTTTCCTCCAGAGACAGAACAGGTCTAGCAGAACAATAAAGATTAATGAAAGTTTAACTCTGAGCAAATGGTATCTCGTGGTTAAAGTTCAGCATACAGTGCAGTAGGTTATTGAACCAAGGCcttaaaacactgaaacagaaTTCCCTGCTATGAATTCTGGGTGGGGAATGAGTTTCCTTTGGGAGCTCAGGACTACATTTCCATAGGAAAACAGACTGAAATAAGCATAGTCATTTTGTCGTATGTTTTCATTGCTTGAAATACAGGGAAACCATTTGATACAAAAATGATACTCAACAATGCTGTATCCAATGTCATCTGCTCTATATTGTTTGGAGAGAGGTTTGAATATGATGATCCAGTATTTCTAACTTTGCTGAAGCTGATAAATCAAAATACTAAGCTGTTGGGCTCCCCTATGGTCCAGGTAAGAgcttaattttatgttttagcTGTTAGGTTTTTGGGACTATCTGGTTTCCAGCATTTGTTCTTCTGGCCTCCCACATATTTCTTCTTTAGAACAAGAACATTATCAGCCAGTCAGCCTGTACAGAACACATCTGTGGTTCTGTATCTGCAATGCACAGATTTCCCAGGCTCCTGCACTTACTCTGTGAAGCTTattagtaaaagaaaaaagaaaaccaaagtcTTCACAAAAGGAATAGCTTTACC contains:
- the LOC117003854 gene encoding cytochrome c oxidase assembly protein COX19; its protein translation is MSTAMNFSSKSFTPRPPDKGAFPLDHFGECSAFKERFMECLRQSGYESAACRQSAMAYLECRMDRQLMANEPLEKLGFKDLINEKSEEKPEKS